One Streptomyces lincolnensis genomic region harbors:
- a CDS encoding shikimate kinase, giving the protein MTRPQVVLVGPMGVGKSTVGQLLAARLGVGYRDTDDDIVSEQGRTIAEIFVDEGEPVFRAIEKAAVRKALTEHDGVLALGGGSILDEDTRALLAGQRVVYLSMDVEEAVQRTGLNAARPLLAVNPRRQWRELMEARRPLYEAIATAVVATDGRTPEEVTQAALDALELKEA; this is encoded by the coding sequence ATGACCCGTCCGCAGGTGGTGCTGGTCGGTCCGATGGGCGTGGGCAAGTCCACCGTCGGACAGCTGCTGGCCGCGCGGCTGGGCGTCGGCTACCGGGACACGGACGACGACATCGTCTCCGAGCAGGGCCGGACCATCGCCGAGATCTTCGTCGACGAGGGTGAGCCGGTCTTCCGGGCGATCGAGAAGGCCGCCGTGCGCAAGGCGCTCACCGAGCACGACGGTGTCCTCGCCCTCGGCGGCGGCTCGATCCTCGACGAGGACACGCGCGCGCTCCTCGCCGGGCAGCGGGTCGTCTACCTCTCGATGGACGTGGAGGAGGCGGTCCAGCGCACCGGACTCAACGCCGCTCGTCCGCTGCTCGCGGTCAACCCGCGCCGGCAGTGGCGCGAGCTGATGGAGGCACGGCGGCCCCTGTACGAGGCGATCGCCACGGCGGTCGTCGCCACGGACGGCCGTACGCCCGAAGAAGTCACCCAAGCCGCCCTGGACGCACTGGAGTTGAAGGAAGCATGA
- the mltG gene encoding endolytic transglycosylase MltG, whose translation MTEYGRGQGSEPWHPEDPLYGDGGWGGQQAQEGQQSPYGGQPQHYPEQPQQPQYDNGGWGDGQQAAYGQAQQHDPHQQYQQQYGEQQYQQQYNGQQHNGQQYDQQQYDQQYAAQPQQQYDNGTWGSGTHVQYTDPSDPYGQQNASYGGDQPDYYGTPDAYPPPEPPSRRQAEPEPPRTDWDPGPDQGEHAFFSGADDDDDTDDPRDDRDAPRGRGGKKPKKRRSGCACLVLTVIFAGGVGGVGYFGYQFYQNRFGSAPDFAGDGTGETVPVSVPTGAGGAEIGRLLKAAGVVKSVDAFVSAFAQNNESAKIQAGSYLLNKEMSAESAVELMLDPKSQNNLIVSEGQRNSAVYAEIDKRLELAKGTTAKAAKEKYKDLGLPDWALDQPNLKDPLEGFLYPSAYAASKGEKPESVLKDMVSRATAKYEELGLEKKAENLGLDGPWQLLTVASLAQAEGTSHDDFRKMAEVVYNRLKPGNPQTNGMLEFDSTYNYIKNQSKIDLTIAELRQYDNRYNTYFYKGLPPGPIDNPGEDALKGALNPTSDGWYYFISLDGKTSKFTKTLAEHDKLVQEFNASRNNG comes from the coding sequence ATGACTGAGTATGGCCGGGGCCAAGGCTCCGAACCGTGGCATCCGGAGGACCCGTTGTACGGGGACGGCGGATGGGGCGGACAGCAGGCCCAGGAGGGCCAGCAGTCGCCCTACGGCGGCCAGCCGCAGCACTATCCGGAGCAGCCGCAGCAGCCGCAGTACGACAACGGTGGCTGGGGTGACGGCCAGCAGGCCGCCTACGGTCAGGCGCAGCAGCACGACCCGCACCAGCAGTACCAGCAGCAGTACGGCGAGCAGCAGTACCAGCAGCAGTACAACGGTCAGCAGCACAACGGTCAGCAGTACGACCAGCAACAGTACGACCAGCAGTACGCGGCCCAGCCCCAGCAGCAGTACGACAACGGCACCTGGGGCTCGGGCACGCATGTCCAGTACACCGACCCGTCGGACCCGTACGGCCAGCAGAACGCGTCGTACGGCGGTGACCAGCCCGACTACTACGGCACCCCGGACGCCTACCCGCCCCCGGAGCCGCCCAGCCGTCGGCAGGCCGAGCCGGAACCGCCGCGGACCGACTGGGATCCCGGACCCGACCAGGGCGAACACGCCTTCTTCTCGGGCGCCGACGACGATGACGACACGGACGACCCCCGGGACGACCGTGACGCCCCCCGCGGTCGTGGCGGCAAGAAACCGAAGAAGCGGCGCAGCGGATGCGCCTGCCTGGTGCTGACCGTGATCTTCGCCGGCGGTGTGGGCGGGGTCGGCTACTTCGGCTACCAGTTCTACCAAAATCGTTTCGGCTCGGCGCCGGACTTCGCGGGCGACGGCACCGGCGAGACGGTGCCCGTCTCGGTGCCGACGGGCGCGGGTGGTGCCGAGATCGGGCGGCTGCTCAAGGCGGCGGGGGTCGTCAAGAGCGTCGACGCCTTCGTGTCCGCGTTCGCGCAGAACAACGAGTCGGCCAAGATCCAGGCCGGCTCGTATCTGCTGAACAAGGAGATGTCCGCCGAGAGCGCGGTGGAGCTGATGCTCGACCCGAAGAGCCAGAACAACCTGATCGTCAGTGAGGGCCAGCGCAACTCTGCGGTCTACGCGGAGATCGACAAGCGCCTCGAACTGGCGAAGGGCACGACGGCGAAGGCCGCGAAGGAGAAGTACAAGGACCTGGGGCTGCCCGACTGGGCGCTCGACCAGCCCAACCTGAAGGACCCGCTGGAAGGATTCCTCTACCCCTCCGCCTACGCGGCCAGCAAGGGCGAGAAGCCGGAGAGCGTCCTGAAGGACATGGTCTCCCGGGCGACCGCGAAGTACGAGGAGCTCGGCCTGGAGAAGAAGGCCGAGAACCTGGGTCTCGACGGGCCCTGGCAACTGCTCACCGTGGCCAGCCTGGCGCAGGCCGAGGGCACCAGCCACGACGACTTCCGCAAGATGGCCGAGGTCGTCTACAACCGGCTCAAGCCCGGAAACCCGCAGACCAACGGCATGCTGGAGTTCGACTCCACGTACAACTACATCAAGAACCAGAGCAAGATCGACCTGACCATCGCCGAACTGCGCCAGTACGACAACCGCTACAACACGTACTTCTACAAAGGCCTGCCGCCCGGCCCGATCGACAACCCCGGCGAGGACGCGCTCAAGGGTGCGCTCAACCCGACGAGCGACGGCTGGTACTACTTCATCTCCCTGGACGGCAAGACCAGCAAGTTCACCAAGACGCTCGCCGAGCACGACAAGCTCGTGCAGGAGTTCAACGCGTCGAGGAACAACGGCTGA
- a CDS encoding shikimate dehydrogenase, with product MMSGNVREIRAAVLGKPIAHSLSPVLHRAAYEELGLTDWSYDRFEVDEAALPGFFADLGPQWAGLSVTMPLKRAVIPLLDEITETAASVEAVNTVVFTEDGRRVGDNTDIPGMVAALREHGIEQVDSAAVLGAGATASSALAALARICTGEVVVYVRSEARAAEMRQWGERLDMDVRTADWADAAEALRAPLVVATTPAGATDALSSLVPERPATLFDVLYDPWPTALAARWSAYGGAVVSGLDLLVHQAVLQVEQMTGRTPAPVGAMRKAGEQALAAR from the coding sequence ATGATGTCCGGGAATGTCCGTGAAATTCGGGCCGCGGTGCTGGGCAAGCCCATCGCCCACTCCCTCTCGCCGGTGCTGCACCGCGCCGCCTACGAGGAGCTGGGCCTCACGGACTGGTCGTACGACCGCTTCGAGGTCGACGAGGCGGCCCTGCCGGGGTTCTTCGCGGACCTCGGACCGCAGTGGGCCGGGCTGTCGGTGACCATGCCACTGAAGCGGGCCGTCATCCCGCTGCTGGACGAGATCACCGAGACGGCGGCCTCGGTCGAGGCGGTCAACACCGTGGTGTTCACGGAGGACGGCCGCCGCGTCGGCGACAACACCGACATCCCCGGCATGGTCGCCGCCCTGCGGGAACACGGCATCGAGCAGGTCGACTCGGCGGCCGTCCTCGGAGCCGGCGCCACCGCCTCCTCCGCCCTGGCCGCGCTGGCCCGGATCTGCACCGGCGAAGTCGTCGTGTACGTCCGCAGCGAGGCCCGCGCCGCCGAGATGCGGCAGTGGGGCGAGCGGCTCGACATGGACGTGCGCACCGCCGACTGGGCGGACGCCGCCGAGGCCCTGCGCGCCCCGCTCGTCGTCGCCACCACCCCGGCCGGTGCCACCGACGCGCTGTCCTCCCTCGTACCGGAACGGCCCGCCACTCTGTTCGACGTGCTCTACGACCCCTGGCCGACCGCACTGGCGGCCCGCTGGTCGGCGTACGGCGGCGCCGTGGTCAGCGGACTTGATCTGCTCGTCCACCAGGCCGTGCTTCAGGTGGAGCAGATGACGGGGCGGACTCCGGCGCCGGTCGGTGCCATGCGGAAGGCGGGGGAGCAGGCGCTGGCCGCTCGCTGA
- the efp gene encoding elongation factor P, with protein MASTNDLKNGLVLKLDGGQLWSVVEFQHVKPGKGPAFVRTKLKNVLSGKVVDKTFNAGVKVETATIDKRDMQFSYMDGEYFVFMDMETYDQLMVDRKAVGDAANFLIEGFTATVAQHEGEVLFVELPAAVELVVQETEPGVQGDRSTGGTKPAILETGHQINVPLFITTGEKIKVDTRTSDYLGRVNS; from the coding sequence GTGGCTTCCACGAACGACCTCAAGAACGGCCTGGTGCTCAAGCTCGATGGCGGCCAGCTGTGGTCCGTCGTCGAGTTCCAGCACGTCAAGCCCGGCAAGGGCCCGGCCTTCGTGCGCACCAAGCTCAAGAACGTGCTCTCCGGCAAGGTCGTCGACAAGACCTTCAACGCCGGCGTCAAGGTCGAAACGGCCACGATTGACAAGCGCGACATGCAGTTCTCCTACATGGACGGCGAGTACTTCGTCTTCATGGACATGGAGACCTACGACCAGCTCATGGTCGACCGCAAGGCCGTCGGCGACGCCGCCAACTTCCTGATCGAGGGCTTCACGGCCACCGTGGCGCAGCACGAGGGCGAGGTGCTCTTCGTCGAGCTGCCGGCCGCCGTCGAGCTCGTCGTGCAGGAGACCGAGCCGGGCGTCCAGGGCGACCGCTCCACCGGCGGCACCAAGCCCGCCATCCTGGAGACCGGTCACCAGATCAACGTCCCGCTCTTCATCACCACCGGTGAGAAGATCAAGGTCGACACCCGCACGAGCGACTACCTCGGCCGGGTGAACAGCTAA
- the aroB gene encoding 3-dehydroquinate synthase: protein MSEAATRIQVGGTAGSEPYEVLVGRQLLGELGALIGPKAKRVAVIHPEALAETGEALRADLAGQGFETVAIQVPNAEEAKTAEVAAYCWKALGQSGFTRTDVVVGVGGGATTDLAGFVAATWLRGVRWIAIPTTVLAMVDAAVGGKTGINTAEGKNLVGAFHPPAGVLCDLAALDSLPVNDYVSGLAEIIKAGFIADPVILELIESDPEAARTPAGPHTSELIERAIRVKAEVVSADLKESGLREILNYGHTLAHAIEKNERYKWRHGAAVAVGMHFAAELGRVAGRLDDATADRHRTVLESVGLPLHYRYDQWPKLLQNMKVDKKSRGDLLRFIVLDGLAKPTVLEGPDPAVLLAAYGEVGE from the coding sequence ATGAGCGAGGCAGCGACGCGGATCCAGGTCGGCGGCACCGCGGGCAGCGAGCCGTACGAGGTCCTGGTGGGCCGTCAACTCCTGGGCGAGCTCGGCGCGTTGATCGGTCCCAAGGCCAAGCGGGTCGCGGTCATTCACCCCGAGGCGCTGGCCGAGACCGGTGAGGCGCTGCGGGCCGACCTCGCCGGGCAGGGCTTCGAGACGGTCGCCATCCAGGTACCCAACGCCGAGGAGGCCAAGACCGCCGAGGTCGCCGCCTACTGCTGGAAGGCGCTCGGCCAGTCCGGCTTCACCCGCACCGACGTCGTCGTGGGCGTCGGCGGGGGCGCGACCACCGACCTGGCCGGGTTCGTGGCCGCGACCTGGCTGCGCGGCGTGCGCTGGATCGCGATCCCCACCACCGTCCTGGCGATGGTGGACGCGGCCGTCGGCGGCAAGACCGGCATCAACACCGCCGAGGGCAAGAACCTCGTCGGTGCCTTCCACCCGCCGGCCGGTGTGCTGTGCGACCTGGCCGCGCTGGATTCCCTGCCGGTCAACGACTACGTCTCCGGACTCGCGGAGATCATCAAGGCCGGCTTCATCGCGGATCCGGTGATCCTGGAGCTCATCGAGTCCGACCCCGAGGCCGCGCGTACCCCTGCGGGCCCGCACACCTCCGAGCTCATCGAGCGGGCCATCCGGGTCAAGGCCGAGGTCGTCTCCGCGGACCTGAAGGAGTCGGGGCTGCGGGAGATCCTCAACTACGGTCACACGCTGGCCCACGCCATCGAGAAGAACGAGCGGTACAAGTGGCGGCACGGCGCCGCCGTCGCCGTGGGCATGCACTTCGCGGCCGAACTCGGCCGTGTCGCGGGCCGGTTGGACGACGCCACGGCGGACCGTCACCGCACAGTCCTGGAGTCGGTCGGTCTGCCGCTGCACTACCGCTACGACCAGTGGCCCAAGCTGCTCCAGAACATGAAGGTCGACAAGAAGTCCCGCGGTGATCTGCTGCGGTTCATCGTGCTGGACGGACTGGCGAAGCCGACCGTGCTGGAAGGCCCCGACCCGGCCGTCCTCCTCGCCGCCTACGGCGAGGTCGGAGAGTAG
- a CDS encoding Pro-rich N-terminal domain-containing protein, giving the protein MQHAVGSPLPPPHQPGHGPATGWSPAAHHPGPHHPGTHQGPAPVPPPPPAPGFTGAPAAPAPPPAPAPPAPDTTGHVPLPPGGPVGVPSAPPATASPDPAATTLAVLLIGPAGAGKTSVAKYWADHRRVPTAHISLDDVREWVRSGFADPQSGWNDHSEAQYRLARRTCGFAARNFLANGISCILDDAVFPDRPVVGLGGWKRHVGPGLLPVVLLPGLEIVLERNAERSGNRRLTDEEVARIHGRMAGWYGSGLPIIDNSQMDVPQTAQILDDVLARSIASPPNW; this is encoded by the coding sequence ATGCAGCACGCAGTGGGTTCTCCGCTGCCGCCGCCCCATCAGCCGGGGCACGGACCGGCCACCGGCTGGTCGCCGGCCGCACACCACCCGGGTCCGCATCACCCGGGCACACACCAGGGACCGGCCCCCGTGCCCCCGCCGCCTCCCGCCCCGGGCTTCACCGGAGCACCCGCGGCCCCCGCTCCGCCGCCCGCCCCCGCACCCCCGGCTCCGGACACCACAGGGCACGTCCCGCTGCCGCCCGGCGGTCCGGTCGGCGTCCCCAGCGCACCGCCCGCGACAGCGTCCCCCGATCCGGCCGCCACCACCCTCGCGGTCCTGCTCATCGGCCCCGCGGGTGCCGGCAAGACCAGCGTCGCCAAGTACTGGGCGGACCACCGCCGGGTCCCCACCGCCCACATCAGCCTCGACGACGTGCGCGAATGGGTCCGCTCGGGCTTCGCCGACCCCCAGTCCGGGTGGAACGACCACTCCGAGGCCCAGTACCGCCTCGCCCGCCGCACCTGCGGCTTCGCCGCGCGCAACTTCCTGGCCAACGGCATCTCCTGCATCCTCGACGACGCCGTCTTCCCCGACCGCCCGGTCGTCGGCCTCGGCGGCTGGAAGCGCCACGTCGGCCCGGGCCTCCTCCCGGTCGTCCTCCTCCCCGGCCTGGAGATCGTCCTGGAGCGCAACGCCGAACGCTCCGGCAACCGCCGTCTCACCGACGAAGAGGTCGCCCGCATCCACGGCCGCATGGCCGGCTGGTACGGCTCCGGTCTCCCCATCATCGACAACTCCCAGATGGACGTGCCCCAGACCGCGCAGATCCTGGACGACGTCCTGGCACGGTCGATAGCGAGCCCACCGAACTGGTAG
- the bldD gene encoding transcriptional regulator BldD, giving the protein MSSEYAKQLGAKLRAIRTQQGLSLHGVEEKSQGRWKAVVVGSYERGDRAVTVQRLAELADFYGVPVQELLPGTTPGGAAEPPPKLVLDLERLAHVPAEKAGPLQRYAATIQSQRGDYNGKVLSIRQDDLRTLAVIYDQSPSVLTEQLISWGVLDADARRAVASHEES; this is encoded by the coding sequence ATGTCCAGCGAATACGCCAAACAGCTCGGGGCCAAGCTCCGGGCCATCCGCACCCAGCAGGGCCTTTCCCTCCACGGTGTCGAGGAGAAGTCCCAGGGACGCTGGAAGGCGGTTGTGGTCGGGTCGTACGAGCGCGGTGACCGCGCCGTGACCGTGCAGCGCCTTGCCGAGCTGGCGGATTTCTACGGGGTCCCCGTGCAGGAGCTGCTGCCGGGCACCACGCCGGGCGGTGCCGCCGAGCCGCCGCCGAAGCTGGTCCTCGACCTGGAGCGCCTGGCCCACGTGCCGGCCGAGAAGGCGGGCCCGCTCCAGCGCTACGCGGCCACGATCCAGTCGCAGCGCGGTGACTACAACGGCAAGGTGCTCTCGATCCGCCAGGACGACCTGCGCACCCTCGCCGTCATCTACGACCAGTCGCCCTCGGTCCTCACCGAGCAGCTGATCAGCTGGGGCGTGCTGGACGCGGACGCGCGCCGTGCGGTGGCGTCCCACGAGGAGAGCTGA
- the aroC gene encoding chorismate synthase — MSRLRWLTAGESHGPALVATLEGLPAGVPITTEMVADHLARRRLGYGRGARMKFERDEVTFLGGVRHGLTLGSPVAVMVGNTEWPKWDQVMAADPVDPEILAGLARNAPLTRPRPGHADLAGMQKYGFDEARPILERASARETAARVALGAVARSYLKETAGIEIVSHVVELCSVKAPQGVYPTPADVEKLDADPLRCLDADTSKAMVAEVDQAHKDGDTLGGVVEILAYGVPVGLGSHVHWDRKLDARLAGALMGIQAIKGVELGDGFELARVPGSKAHDEIVNTPEGIRRVSGRSGGTEGGLSTGELLRVRAAMKPIATVPRALQTVDVTTGEATQAHHQRSDVSAVPAAGIVAEAMVALVLADAVAEKFGGDSVPETRRNVRSYLENLAIR, encoded by the coding sequence TTGAGCAGGTTGCGCTGGCTGACCGCGGGGGAGTCCCACGGTCCCGCACTCGTGGCGACGCTGGAGGGCCTTCCGGCCGGCGTGCCGATCACCACGGAGATGGTGGCGGACCATCTGGCCCGGCGCCGGCTCGGTTATGGGCGCGGTGCGCGGATGAAGTTCGAGCGCGACGAGGTCACCTTCCTCGGCGGTGTGCGGCATGGTCTGACGCTGGGTTCGCCGGTCGCGGTGATGGTGGGCAACACGGAGTGGCCCAAGTGGGATCAGGTGATGGCGGCCGACCCGGTCGACCCGGAGATCCTGGCGGGCCTGGCCCGCAATGCCCCGCTGACCCGCCCGCGCCCCGGCCACGCCGACCTCGCGGGCATGCAGAAGTACGGCTTCGACGAGGCCCGCCCGATCCTGGAGCGCGCCTCCGCCCGCGAGACCGCGGCGCGTGTGGCGCTGGGCGCGGTGGCCCGGTCGTACCTCAAGGAGACGGCCGGCATCGAGATCGTCAGCCATGTCGTGGAGCTGTGCTCCGTGAAGGCCCCGCAGGGGGTGTACCCGACCCCGGCCGACGTCGAGAAGCTGGACGCCGACCCGCTGCGCTGCCTGGATGCGGACACGTCGAAGGCGATGGTGGCCGAAGTCGACCAGGCCCACAAGGACGGTGACACCCTGGGCGGCGTGGTCGAGATCCTGGCCTACGGCGTCCCGGTGGGCCTCGGCTCGCATGTGCACTGGGACCGCAAGCTGGACGCCCGCCTGGCCGGTGCGCTCATGGGTATCCAGGCCATCAAGGGCGTCGAGCTCGGGGACGGTTTCGAGCTGGCGCGGGTGCCCGGTTCCAAGGCGCACGACGAGATCGTCAACACCCCCGAGGGCATCCGCCGCGTCTCCGGCCGCTCCGGCGGCACCGAGGGCGGTCTGAGCACGGGCGAACTGCTGCGCGTACGTGCCGCGATGAAGCCGATCGCGACCGTCCCGCGCGCCCTGCAGACCGTGGACGTCACCACCGGTGAGGCCACCCAGGCCCACCACCAGCGCTCCGACGTCTCCGCGGTGCCCGCCGCGGGCATCGTCGCCGAGGCCATGGTCGCCCTGGTCCTCGCGGACGCGGTGGCGGAGAAGTTCGGTGGCGACTCGGTTCCCGAGACCCGCCGGAACGTCCGGTCGTACCTCGAGAACCTGGCCATCCGATGA
- the nusB gene encoding transcription antitermination factor NusB, which produces MAARNTARKRAFQILFEGDQRDADVLTVLADWIRLSREDTRQPPVSEYTMQLVEGYAVHAKRIDELIAQYSVGWTLDRMPVVDRNILRLGAYELIWVDETPDAVVLDEMVQLAKEFSTDESPSFVNGLLGRLKDLKASLRRD; this is translated from the coding sequence GTGGCTGCCCGCAACACGGCCCGCAAGCGTGCCTTCCAGATCCTCTTCGAGGGCGACCAGCGCGACGCCGACGTGCTGACGGTCCTCGCGGACTGGATCCGGCTCTCCCGGGAGGACACCCGGCAGCCGCCGGTCAGCGAGTACACGATGCAACTGGTCGAGGGCTACGCGGTACACGCGAAGCGCATCGACGAGCTCATCGCGCAGTACTCCGTCGGCTGGACGCTGGACCGGATGCCTGTCGTCGACCGCAACATCCTGCGCCTGGGCGCCTACGAGCTGATCTGGGTGGACGAGACGCCCGACGCCGTCGTACTCGACGAGATGGTGCAACTGGCGAAGGAGTTCTCCACGGACGAGTCCCCTTCGTTCGTCAACGGTCTGCTCGGCCGCCTCAAGGACCTCAAGGCCTCGCTGCGTCGCGACTAG
- a CDS encoding aminopeptidase P family protein translates to MSEVYAARRDRLRERCHAAGSAAAVVTRPANVRYLAGAAPQDAVLLLGRRQDLLVCAGPPDDRASPWRPDDTLALHILAEPAGDPAVAAADLAAAQGADALAVEEHHLTVTRHRALASVAPRLRLADLGGAVEQLRVVKDEEEISCLRIGAEIADQALGELLESILVGRTERHLALELERRLVDHGADGPAFATSVATGPNSGKRAHRPTDRRVEEGDFLSVCLGATYRGYRCEIGRTFVIGTSPADWQIELYDLVFAAQRAGREALAPGVAYRDVDRAARQVLDSAGYGEGLVALTGHGVGLEIEEDPQLAPAAMGKLDACVPVTVEPGVHLPGRGGVRIDDTLVVRPEADGGPELLTITTKELLAL, encoded by the coding sequence ATGTCAGAGGTGTACGCAGCCCGCCGAGACCGTCTCCGGGAACGCTGTCACGCGGCCGGCAGCGCGGCAGCGGTCGTGACCCGTCCCGCCAACGTCCGCTACCTCGCGGGCGCGGCCCCGCAGGACGCGGTCCTCCTGCTCGGCCGCCGCCAGGACCTGCTGGTCTGCGCCGGCCCCCCGGACGACCGGGCCTCCCCGTGGCGCCCCGACGACACACTGGCGCTGCACATCCTGGCCGAGCCCGCCGGCGATCCGGCCGTCGCCGCGGCCGACCTGGCCGCCGCGCAGGGCGCCGACGCCCTGGCCGTGGAGGAACACCACCTCACCGTGACCCGGCACCGCGCCCTCGCCTCCGTCGCTCCCCGGCTGCGCCTCGCCGACCTGGGCGGCGCCGTCGAACAGCTCAGGGTGGTCAAGGACGAGGAGGAGATCTCCTGCCTCCGCATCGGCGCCGAGATCGCCGACCAGGCCCTGGGCGAGCTGCTCGAATCCATCCTCGTGGGCCGCACGGAACGCCACCTCGCCCTGGAGCTGGAGCGCCGCCTCGTCGACCACGGCGCGGACGGCCCCGCCTTCGCCACCTCCGTGGCCACCGGCCCGAACTCCGGCAAGCGGGCCCACCGGCCCACCGACCGCCGGGTCGAGGAGGGTGACTTCCTTTCCGTCTGCCTCGGCGCCACCTACCGCGGCTACCGCTGCGAGATCGGCCGTACCTTCGTCATCGGTACGTCCCCGGCGGACTGGCAGATCGAGCTGTACGACCTCGTCTTCGCTGCCCAGCGGGCCGGGCGCGAGGCGCTGGCACCCGGCGTCGCCTACCGCGACGTGGACCGCGCGGCCCGTCAGGTACTGGACTCCGCCGGGTACGGGGAGGGCCTTGTGGCACTGACGGGGCACGGTGTGGGGCTCGAAATCGAGGAGGACCCGCAGTTGGCCCCCGCGGCCATGGGTAAACTGGACGCTTGCGTGCCGGTCACCGTCGAACCCGGGGTCCACCTCCCGGGCCGGGGCGGCGTCCGGATCGATGACACGCTCGTCGTCCGCCCCGAGGCGGACGGCGGACCCGAGCTACTCACCATCACGACCAAGGAGCTGCTCGCCCTTTAG
- the pyrR gene encoding bifunctional pyr operon transcriptional regulator/uracil phosphoribosyltransferase PyrR, producing the protein MDTQQDNPQDNQRDAQPSDARPVLEGPDIARVLTRIAHEIVERAKGADDVVLLGIPTRGVFLAQRLAAKLEQITERQIPVGSLDITMYRDDLRMHPPRALARTDIPGDGIDGRLVVLVDDVLFSGRTIRAALDALNDIGRPRAVQLAVLVDRGHRELPIRADYVGKNLPTSLRETVKVQLAEEDGRDTVLLGAKRDR; encoded by the coding sequence ATGGACACGCAGCAGGACAATCCGCAGGACAACCAGCGGGACGCACAGCCGTCCGACGCGCGGCCCGTTCTCGAGGGCCCCGACATCGCACGCGTGCTGACCCGCATCGCCCACGAGATCGTCGAACGCGCCAAGGGCGCCGACGACGTCGTGCTCCTCGGCATTCCGACCCGGGGCGTCTTCCTCGCCCAGCGGCTCGCCGCCAAGCTGGAGCAGATCACCGAACGACAGATCCCGGTCGGCTCGCTCGACATCACCATGTACCGCGACGACCTGCGCATGCACCCGCCGCGCGCGCTGGCCCGCACGGACATTCCCGGTGACGGCATCGACGGCCGGCTGGTCGTCCTCGTCGACGACGTGCTCTTCTCCGGCCGCACCATCCGCGCCGCCCTCGACGCCCTGAACGACATCGGGCGCCCGCGCGCGGTCCAGCTGGCGGTCCTCGTCGACCGGGGCCACCGCGAACTGCCCATCCGCGCCGACTACGTCGGCAAGAACCTCCCCACGTCGTTGCGGGAGACGGTCAAGGTCCAGCTCGCCGAGGAGGACGGTCGCGACACCGTGCTGCTCGGCGCGAAGCGGGACCGGTAG
- the ruvX gene encoding Holliday junction resolvase RuvX yields the protein MRRGRRLAIDVGDARIGVASCDPDGILATPVETVPGRDVPAAHRRLRQLVEEYEPIEVVVGLPRSLKGGEGPAAAKVRGFVQELAKGIAPVPVRLLDERMTTVTASQGLRASGVKSKKGRSVIDQAAAVIILQQALESERVSGKAVGERVEVVI from the coding sequence ATGCGCAGAGGTCGTCGGCTCGCGATCGACGTGGGGGACGCCCGCATCGGGGTCGCCTCGTGCGATCCCGACGGGATCCTCGCCACACCGGTCGAGACGGTGCCCGGGCGGGATGTCCCGGCAGCCCACCGCCGGCTGAGGCAGCTGGTCGAGGAGTACGAGCCGATCGAGGTCGTCGTCGGACTCCCTCGCTCTCTCAAGGGGGGCGAGGGCCCGGCCGCGGCCAAGGTCCGCGGCTTCGTCCAGGAGCTCGCCAAGGGCATCGCCCCGGTACCGGTGCGACTCCTCGACGAGCGGATGACGACCGTGACGGCCAGTCAGGGACTGCGCGCCTCGGGTGTGAAATCCAAGAAGGGCAGATCGGTCATCGACCAGGCTGCCGCCGTGATCATCCTCCAACAGGCGCTGGAATCCGAACGAGTGTCAGGTAAAGCAGTCGGCGAACGCGTCGAAGTGGTCATCTGA